One genomic segment of Cardinium endosymbiont of Philonthus spinipes includes these proteins:
- the rsmA gene encoding 16S rRNA (adenine(1518)-N(6)/adenine(1519)-N(6))-dimethyltransferase RsmA: MTTSIRIKKSLGQHFLVDSTVSSQIANLLTDKSLAGTVVEVGPGRGSLTEMLIAKPIAGLYLVEIDRELIPYLKKKYAPLKERIIEADFLTLPLTEQFQDAHLTIIGNFPYNISSQIFFKILHNRHLVHEVVGMVQKEVAQRIVAQPGNKVYGILSVFLQAFYAIEYQFTVPPHLFLPPPKVDSAVITMHRNNVQKLPCNESLFFKIVKSGFQQRRKKLQNALRALGISNIGCADLLNKRAEELSVADFVTLTNALENKTLT, encoded by the coding sequence ATGACAACATCTATAAGGATTAAAAAATCATTGGGGCAGCATTTTTTAGTAGATAGTACTGTCTCTAGTCAAATAGCTAACCTATTAACAGATAAAAGTCTAGCAGGTACAGTAGTTGAAGTGGGACCTGGTAGGGGTAGCTTAACAGAAATGTTGATCGCTAAGCCTATTGCTGGTTTATACCTTGTAGAGATAGACCGCGAATTGATACCCTATCTAAAAAAGAAATATGCCCCATTAAAGGAGCGCATTATAGAGGCAGATTTTTTAACGCTGCCTCTAACCGAACAGTTTCAAGACGCACATTTGACGATTATTGGCAATTTCCCCTACAATATTTCGTCTCAGATTTTCTTTAAAATTTTGCATAACCGTCATCTGGTCCATGAAGTAGTAGGTATGGTTCAAAAAGAAGTAGCACAACGGATTGTTGCCCAACCAGGCAATAAGGTATATGGTATACTGAGTGTATTTTTACAAGCATTCTATGCTATAGAATACCAGTTTACAGTCCCCCCCCACCTCTTTCTGCCGCCACCTAAGGTAGATTCTGCCGTTATTACCATGCATCGCAATAACGTACAAAAATTGCCATGTAATGAGTCACTTTTTTTTAAAATAGTCAAAAGTGGTTTTCAACAACGTAGAAAGAAGTTACAAAATGCTTTGCGCGCTTTGGGTATATCCAATATAGGCTGTGCTGATTTACTGAATAAACGCGCGGAAGAACTCAGTGTAGCTGATTTTGTAACACTAACTAATGCATTGGAAAACAAGACGTTGACTTAG
- a CDS encoding sodium:solute symporter family protein — protein MILYNMPLFMVLAFLLLTLGVGLYASQRATTLREYAVGNKQFHTTTLVVTVLATSFGGGTLMRNVPKVHNIGIYFIAMLFAIAVGFWIKSCLVLRMRPFMEHLSMAETIGSLYGKWFRAIAALLGICFSIGIVAIQINVISAAIGMCVDSIDPRIITVLATLILIAYAMFGGIRAITLTDILQFATFTIIIPLLIRLVFVKTGKSFLDIILLLQKQEKFQFRNLFHLDKKLLKLVVESLGLACWFNPSAVQRVYMSSGPIQAHKVFLRVTLFSVIILACIVLMGLLVFVGDLTLPVTEIWPYILADMPPVYKGCVVISLLGMAMATADSSLHTAAIMFSHDMVESIRGIQVVSYVHQLRLAKYTALITGLLAMIVTVYYPNLFQLSHFVFNALIICFEATIAAPFILAILGFRGSLPTALIGMAIGALTALILKKWPQIDIGIGVGFLAMVANGLAMMAAHYLLPQPADKGWVGRDDQQKRMEQLIRAFKKYKKNIDLE, from the coding sequence ATGATACTATATAACATGCCCCTTTTTATGGTATTGGCTTTTTTGTTATTGACTCTAGGAGTAGGCCTTTACGCGAGCCAAAGAGCAACTACATTGCGTGAATATGCTGTCGGTAATAAGCAGTTTCATACCACTACCTTAGTGGTTACAGTGTTGGCGACAAGTTTTGGAGGAGGGACCCTGATGCGTAATGTACCGAAAGTGCATAATATAGGTATATATTTCATAGCCATGCTTTTTGCAATAGCAGTCGGCTTTTGGATAAAAAGTTGTTTGGTGCTGCGTATGAGGCCATTTATGGAACATCTTTCTATGGCAGAGACGATAGGCAGCCTATATGGTAAATGGTTCAGAGCTATTGCTGCGCTATTAGGAATCTGTTTTTCTATTGGTATTGTTGCTATTCAAATCAATGTAATCTCCGCTGCTATCGGCATGTGTGTAGATTCAATTGACCCACGTATCATAACTGTTCTGGCTACTTTAATCCTTATTGCCTACGCTATGTTTGGAGGTATTCGTGCGATAACGCTTACAGATATATTGCAATTTGCAACCTTTACTATTATTATTCCCTTGCTCATTAGGCTTGTGTTTGTAAAAACAGGCAAGTCATTTTTAGACATTATATTGCTTCTACAAAAGCAAGAAAAATTTCAGTTCCGTAATCTCTTCCATTTGGACAAAAAATTATTGAAGCTTGTGGTGGAGAGTCTAGGCCTTGCATGTTGGTTCAACCCGTCAGCTGTACAAAGAGTCTATATGTCTTCTGGTCCGATTCAAGCACATAAAGTATTCCTGCGTGTCACCCTTTTTAGCGTTATCATACTAGCATGTATTGTCTTAATGGGCTTGCTTGTTTTTGTAGGCGATTTAACACTTCCGGTAACAGAAATTTGGCCCTATATTCTAGCCGATATGCCACCTGTGTATAAAGGATGTGTGGTCATTAGTTTGTTAGGAATGGCTATGGCCACAGCTGATTCTAGTTTACACACTGCTGCCATTATGTTTAGCCATGATATGGTAGAAAGCATTCGGGGCATACAAGTAGTTTCTTACGTCCACCAGCTTCGGCTAGCCAAATACACAGCACTCATTACCGGTTTGTTAGCCATGATTGTAACCGTCTACTATCCCAACCTATTTCAATTAAGCCATTTTGTTTTTAATGCCCTGATTATTTGTTTTGAAGCTACAATAGCCGCTCCTTTTATCTTGGCTATTTTGGGGTTTCGGGGTAGTCTGCCTACCGCTTTGATCGGAATGGCTATAGGTGCATTGACTGCATTAATTTTGAAAAAGTGGCCACAAATTGACATAGGCATAGGAGTAGGTTTTTTGGCCATGGTAGCCAATGGCTTGGCTATGATGGCTGCCCACTACCTATTGCCACAACCAGCTGATAAGGGGTGGGTGGGCAGAGACGATCAACAAAAAAGAATGGAACAGCTCATACGAGCATTTAAAAAGTATAAAAAAAATATAGATCTAGAGTAG
- a CDS encoding helix-turn-helix domain-containing protein, translating to MQHRGEIIESVVRRSGLSLSALAEKMGISRNTLYNRFKQKNLSYDFILNLGVVLHYNFVIHFPEMKSDRALSDDFRSKLFQLEEKYKKLLEKYNWLLKFLLKKSQEVDQHAFYKQIKEFINSSSF from the coding sequence ATGCAACATAGAGGAGAAATTATTGAAAGTGTAGTGAGAAGAAGCGGTCTCTCTCTTTCAGCATTAGCTGAAAAAATGGGTATAAGTAGAAATACGCTCTACAATAGATTTAAGCAGAAAAACTTGAGCTATGACTTTATATTGAACTTAGGGGTGGTGCTGCACTATAATTTTGTGATTCATTTTCCTGAGATGAAGTCAGATAGAGCACTGTCAGATGATTTCCGTTCAAAATTATTTCAACTTGAGGAGAAGTATAAAAAGCTATTGGAAAAATACAATTGGTTGTTGAAATTTTTGCTAAAAAAATCGCAGGAGGTCGATCAACATGCCTTCTATAAGCAAATTAAAGAATTCATCAACTCTTCTTCTTTTTAA